The Gorilla gorilla gorilla isolate KB3781 chromosome 11, NHGRI_mGorGor1-v2.1_pri, whole genome shotgun sequence genome contains the following window.
GACCACCCCACCCTCACTGCACCCTGCCCACACAGGTCTGCTGAGAGCACAGAGCATGGCCTTTGCCCCCTAATCTGCAGGCTCTGGGGTAAAAATTCTTAAGTGTTGGGCATGAGGGGAGACCCCAGGAGGCCATCAGCATCTCAACAGGCGGAAGTTTGCTAAAATAGGATAGGAGATGCCCAGCAGAGGGTGGCTACCCTGGGGCCTCACTGCCACTAGGACACAGGAGAGGGTGGCTGAGAAACCCCTGTTTGTGCCCTGGAAGGAGACTGTGTTTGCtcctgggaggagggtgagggccGGGCCCTGGGCGAGGAGCAGGGTGGACTCCGGGCAGGCTCAGCAGAGATGGCAGAGCCTGGGGCACAGGGAGGGGCAGTTGGTGGAGCCTCCAGGCACCCATGAGAAGTGGCCCAGGGGACACAGGGTCCCAAGGAGCACGGCTGTGGATTCTTGAGTCCCGGGAGAAAAAAATGGTCCCTCTGGGGCCCAGGTAAGGCCATATCCCTTCATGAGGAATGGAACTCCAGGGTGGGCAGCTGGGGCTCTGAGCATTTACCAAGTGTGAGCTGGGGGGCAATTCTGGTGGGAAAGAGAAGCAGGGTCAGACCCACTGCCCTGGTTCCAGGGAGAAGCCCCAGGCCCTGTGAGGCCACCAGTGAGGGGACCTCCACGGCTCATGTGGCCCCCAGACATCACATGTCCCCACAGACGCTCTCTATCCGAGCCCTGACCTGGCCTCAGCATTCCTGGGGCCGCTGACCCGGGAGAGAATGGGCAGGGAGCCAGGCCAGGGCTCCATTCCACCCTCCCATGCCCCCGGGCCTGCCCAAGGCCCCCGCGGCCAGCACCCACCTTGTCCAGCAGGACATCGAAGTAGGCAGTGGCCCAGTAAGTGGGGTCACTGGCTGGCAGCTGCAGGAGCGCCTTGAGCCCGGAGCCGATGCGCGGCGGGGGGCTGCAGCCCAGGTGGGTGGCGTGGATGCGCAGGGCCGCCTCGGGCTGGCTGGCGAAGCCCTCCACGCGCTGGTAGATGGCGCCGAGGTCCAGGCCGCTGCCCTGCAGCAGATTGCGCTGCGGGTGGAGGAAGTGGGGCAGCTTCCGCGTGGCCAGGCAACAGAGCAGCACCACCAGCAGGCGGTACACGGCACCCTGCAGCTCTGCCCAGTCCTCGGGCGCCGGGAAGAGCACAGAGGCCCACAGCAGCACCATCTGCAGGACAGCAGGGTCAGCCCTGGCCTCCTGGCCCACCCGGCCCACCCTGTGCTCCCACCCTGCGCTCCCACCCTCACCCTGGCTGCCCCTCCCTGCTCCTACCCACACGTCTTCGTACCCTGTGACCTCCCCTCCACATCCCAGTAGGAGtcccaggcccctcccacccGCTGCCCCCAGCCTGCTGGCTCCCAAAGGCATGaacccctctctctcctcccctgcctggctctggccctggcgCCCCACCCCAGCTCCTCCTTTCACCCTCCAGGACCTCCCTTAGGGgcctctgcagctcccagcatccTCTGGGCCTTTCTGTCCTTCCCTCCGCCCCTTTGAGCTCCTACTCACCCCCTGCAGCCCAACCCAACGGGCCCATGGCATTGTCACAGTCCTAGCCTGTGTGCTCATGACCCCTGGCCTGAACCACAAGACCTGAGCTGCCTGCGGCTGCTCCAGACACCCTTCCCCTCCATCCTGCCCCAGGCCCTGTCTCACAGGCCCTGTCTCACAGCGGCTTTTCAAACCCTCTTCTCCCATGGCCCCTCACCCTGCAGTTGAGTTTGGGGCTTGGGAACCACCATGCATCCAACCTCAAGAGGGGCTGGAAGCTCCAGGTCAGGTGGGGGCCTGAGAGGGCGTGGCCAGAGGTCACCTAGGGGCTCCGGACACCAGGAGGGGCACCTCTCCCTCAACACTGAGCCAGGTGGAGGGGCCAGCCCCATCTGTGGAGCAGCGCCCGGCTGGCCACACACTCCAGGGAGGGGCCAGCCGAGCAGACCCCAAGACAGCACAGCCCCCACCTGCTTCCTCGGGGTTGGGGTGGGTTGGAATCCCTGGCCCCTGCCTGTTCATTGTTCTTCTCAGCATTTGATGTTACAAAGCCCCAGAAGGACAGGGTTCTGCAGAATGTCACTgtggcccaggaagcagagagaagGGTGTGCCTGGACTCTCCTGGGAACCCCCAGAGGGAGATGTCCCAGCCAGGTGACATTCCCAGACACTAGGAGGAGGCTGGCTGGGCGGGAACACCGGGCTCTGTGAGGCCCCACCCTGAGATTCTACCCAACAGTGTCCCAGGGCCAGGAGGGCCTCCGAGGTCACGGCCTAGAGATGGCGAAGGCCAGCCTGCGGCACCACGGCACCCGCGGCCACATTCCCATGACCCTCATGAGCCACGGCCTCACCTCCTCAGAACCTGGGCAGGCCCTCAGAATCCCCCCAACTCCGACTTGGGACTCATAGCAGCTGCCCGCCAGTCAGGGCTGGCAGGAGGGACATGTCTGGGTgcacctacccctgggccctggtgacagacaacCCGCTGAGTCCCGCCCTGGGTACCTTCAGGTGGCCAAAGGTCAGGCCGTCAGTCCGGCCACTGTCACGCCAGCTCTCGTGGTTGACCCGGTCGAGGATGGAGAGGCTGTCCAGGCGATGACCCTGCAGGGAGCCCAGCTCCCCCAGCAGCCTCGTGAGCAGGTAGTCAGTGGAGGTCCTGGGGCCCAGACAGACACACTGGGTCAGCCCCCGCCGCTGTTGGCCCCCAGCATGGTGAGCTTCTGAGCCCCGGAGGTTTGGGCCCTGGCCAGGGTCGTGCTGTGCTGCGTCTGCTGGTGGGACCTAGCCGGAACCCAGGCTTCTCGGGAGCTGCTGTCATCGGCTGTGCAGTGTGCACGCCTGCTTTTCGTGGAGACTCCCTGGCCCTGAATACGGAGGGATGTAGGAGCCTCCAGGCCAGCCCAGCCCTTTGTGTAGACAGGAAGGTGCCTCTCAGACCTGCCCAGGTTGGAGCCACCCAGCCCGGGGGTGTGACAGCTCCACTCATGGCCCCTTCAGGAAGCCCAGGGCGGCAGCCTCCAGGGGTGGCCGCATGATGGGCTCAGAATCTCTGCTTCACACCCCAGCCCCGCCTATGCCCACAGCTCAGAGCAGCTCACACCAGATGACTTGCTGTGTGCATGCTGGATGGGCTGAGGTGGTGGAGCCTTGGCACCGCACCCTCATGGGCCCACCCTTCAAGGAGCCACAACAGGGGCCAGTAACGCGCCCAGTGTCCCCCCCAAGTCTACAGGATGTGGGGCACCAAAAATGTCATTTTCCCATTTACTTGCAAAAATGactctgcccagcccagcccttccCCTTCCTTGGCAGGCGGGCAGGTAGTTATTCCACAAGCTTGGACGCCGCCCCTGCCTCGCGTGAAGGGGTCAGCAGCAATGCAGGGCAGGTGACTGGCGCTCCGCTGAGCCTTTCCTTGCAGGGGAAAACCACAGGAGGGACATAACCAGCTTTGCAAAGCCCTCCACTGACGAGCGTGGATTCAACCATCCTTCCAGCAAGTGAGGCAGGGTGAGCCACCCTGAGGGGCCGTTGCAGTGGTGTCAGATCTGGATGGGGTGGGGTCCCTGGCCATTGGCTAGGGGTCTCCAGGGGAGCTCAGCCTGTGCCCAGtgcccctctccttcctctcacaGACATCAATGTGGACGCACCCCCACTGTGTGGGAACCCTCTCAGCTTCTCTGGGAACCCACCTGCCTGGTCAGGTTGCCTGACCTCTGAGCTATTTTCCTGCCCCAAGCAAAAGCTGGGTAGTGAAAGGTCCGGTCTAGGGCAGCCGTCCACAATTCCAGGTCTCTTGTCACCCAGTGTCAGATGCCACCAGGCCCCTTTCCACTTGGGAGAGGACACATTTCCACCCTCCCTACAGCCAGAGACCCCAGTAATCTCAGTGGAACACACATGCCCATGGGGGTAGAGGCAGACGGAGGACCCTGCAGATCCTCCTGGCTGGGTCCAGGGGAGCATGGGGGCAGTGGCcccttcctgccccctccccaggaACCTTGTGACCGGGAGAGTGCGCCTACCTCCAGAGCTGGGCGCTGGCCGGCACCAGGTCCACCCCTTGGCTGAGGATCCTTCTCAAGCTGCCCTCGGGGAATCCGGGCATCTGTTGCACCCCCTCCAGGGCAGGCACCCCAAGCTTCCTTCTCACCACGGGCACCACGTGGAAGCTGATTGTTCTCCAGCCGCTGGACACCAGCAAGGACAGGTGGAGCTGCTCCTCCCTCAGGCTGGCTGCGTTCAGTGAACCTGCAAAGACCCAAGTCACGCCGGCCCCTCGATTTGCCTTACCTGCCCAGGACAGTCCACAGCCCTCCTCCTGCTGCCGACTTGGCCCCTGCCCCTCATCACCTCTCACCTGCAGCCCTCTCTGCTGGCCCCCACCAGCAGGCTGCAGCTCCCCAACCCCAGACACCTGTGTCCATCCCTGGACCTCAGCCAAGTGAGGAgctggccaccatgcctgcccaatGGTGACAGTCCTCGACACAACTACTGTCAGCTTAGCGACTTGCAGCACCAGTGATGGCAGCAGCGTCCTACGTGAGGTTTTCCTTTGCCAGGCACCACCCTCACCCCACACCCCAGGACCACGCCTGCTGTGCCTTCCCAGGCCTTCCTGAGCCTGCTcgctctgccccagccctgggaCCAAAGTCCCAGCCCTCAGCTAGCCCCCTACCTCCTGACGATGGCCCTGGCGTCTCTGCTGCCTTCTCTGCAGGGGAGGAGGCAGCAGCAGTCCAGGCTGGGGCCACAGGGCTCCCACTCCAGAGCTGGAGAGGGTGGAGCGAAGCTAGGCCTTTCCTCCCCAGAActcacctcctcctcccccctgccccctgcccctgcccctgggaGCTTCCCTGAGAGCCCCCTGCCACTCACATCAACTGCATGCATGGGAAGCCCATGTTGGATCCAGCTAGGGGACCAGTCTACATGATGCGGGCAGCTGGGGAGACAGGGACAGGCCCAGGCCGAGGCTCAGTTCCCATGGAGAGAAGAGGCGGCGGCAGCTGCCAGTAGTGGGGAGCCCACTCGGCCACCCCCGTTTCTGGGCTGCCCAGGCCAGCAGGCTCACAGTGACGGAGCTCGGCCACCCCCATTTCTGGGCTGCCCAGGCCAGCAGGCTCACAGTGACGGAGCTCAGCCACTATTCCTGACCAGGTCTGGATCCTGCACTTCCCGGAGAGCCCTTGCCCGAGAGCCCCATGGCCTCTGTCCCCGACAGGAGGCACATTCTGACCAAGAGGTTTCCCACTCCCTTCCCTCCTCGGACCCCACCCGGGACCCAGCCCAGTGCCCACTTCCCTAACACAGAGCCCAGAGCCCCTGGAGGGCCTGTTCCAGGGTGTGatggggctggagctggggctgggggcatTCTGGTGAGTCCAGGGGCCCTCTGGCCTCTGCCTCAGTTGCCCTacccccaaaaaacaaattaatatccGAGAATGAAGAGGTGAGGTGTCACTCAGGGTGACTGCAGACACCCACACGGCCCCCGCCCGACACTGGCCCGGGGACCAGAGGAGAGGCCGCCCCTCCCCTCCCAAGTACTGTCCAGCCAGGGTGCCCAGGTCACAGGGAGCTGGGCCCAGGCAGCATGCTGGCGTGTCCCCGAGGGAATCCTGGCATGTGCCTTGGGAAAGGTTCCCATCATGAGCGAGCATGGGGCCTGCCTTCCCACCATCCCACAGCCCCAGGGTCCTTCCAGAGGGAGCCTGGTCCTGGCTGTGCGGACCCCTCAGCCCCCACAATCTCCCGTGGGGCAGTTCTGGGGATGCCTCTGGGACCCACCTCAGGGCAACCCTGGCCCTGCTGCCTGGGCAGCCCATCCCACAGGGGCCTCAGTTCCCATCAATGAAAGAGAAGGAGGGCCCCCCCATGCAGCATTTGAGGTGCCTGCCATTCAGAGCCGCCTCTAGTGGCCACACACCTCATCTGCCGTGGGCCACGCACGCTCGCTGCCCGTGACCTGGCAGCTTGGAAGGCAGCCACAACTGCACCAGCCCGGCCACAGGCCATAGCCCCGGGCTGGTCTCACCGGTTCCCAGGGTGGGGGCAGCCTGacccctgtcacctaggctgccaCTTCCCCTTTAAGGTGAGT
Protein-coding sequences here:
- the MAB21L4 gene encoding protein mab-21-like 4 isoform X2, encoding MPAPALPTSAMAVQVPLWHHYLQAIRSREAPRAQDFQRAENVLLTVLERVHALDPRFIVDYSRGLEAFQFALRSSEDPMDMEVPLWVDAEALLIEEPEATQPEDGPELCHLGVPREGAGLERWTTEDTFTASSEGDAKCRGHIVPSKVLCVLKDLLVAAIVHCKHHSLIAPGSLNAASLREEQLHLSLLVSSGWRTISFHVVPVVRRKLGVPALEGVQQMPGFPEGSLRRILSQGVDLVPASAQLWRTSTDYLLTRLLGELGSLQGHRLDSLSILDRVNHESWRDSGRTDGLTFGHLKMVLLWASVLFPAPEDWAELQGAVYRLLVVLLCCLATRKLPHFLHPQRNLLQGSGLDLGAIYQRVEGFASQPEAALRIHATHLGCSPPPRIGSGLKALLQLPASDPTYWATAYFDVLLDKFQVFNIQDKDRISAMQSIFQKTRTLGGGES
- the MAB21L4 gene encoding protein mab-21-like 4 isoform X1 — translated: MAVQVPLWHHYLQAIRSREAPRAQDFQRAENVLLTVLERVHALDPRFIVDYSRGLEAFQFALRSSEDPMDMEVPLWVDAEALLIEEPEATQPEDGPELCHLGVPREGAGLERWTTEDTFTASSEGDAKCRGHIVPSKVLCVLKDLLVAAIVHCKHHSLIAPGSLNAASLREEQLHLSLLVSSGWRTISFHVVPVVRRKLGVPALEGVQQMPGFPEGSLRRILSQGVDLVPASAQLWRTSTDYLLTRLLGELGSLQGHRLDSLSILDRVNHESWRDSGRTDGLTFGHLKMVLLWASVLFPAPEDWAELQGAVYRLLVVLLCCLATRKLPHFLHPQRNLLQGSGLDLGAIYQRVEGFASQPEAALRIHATHLGCSPPPRIGSGLKALLQLPASDPTYWATAYFDVLLDKFQVFNIQDKDRISAMQSIFQKTRTLGGGES